From a single Paenibacillus sp. FSL W8-0426 genomic region:
- the nikB gene encoding nickel ABC transporter permease, with product MAEIGFAVNRSREDGWLLGKYIGKRILQLAAVLFGITFLTFLLTYLSPGDPARLMLMATGVTPSEELVEQVRAELGLDKPFWVRYGLWLGQVGTGDFGTSYKYGRPVFDVLMSRLPATLRLTGGAMLLVVVVSFPLGILSAIHRNKVLDLIIRLFSFAGLSMPSFWLGMLLMLWFGVHLKLFPVTGSSGLHSLVLPALTLALPLIAQYSRQIRAVILEEHSQNYVDGARARGMKEGTIMIRHILPNAMLPVITLMGMSTGALLGGAAIIESLFVWPGVGQMAVEAIFSRDYPLIQGYVIWMATMYVVLNLLVDVWTHLRDPRIRLDVDV from the coding sequence ATGGCAGAGATCGGGTTTGCTGTGAATCGAAGCAGAGAGGACGGCTGGCTTTTGGGCAAATACATCGGTAAAAGAATACTTCAGCTGGCAGCCGTTCTGTTCGGCATCACCTTCCTGACCTTTCTCCTGACCTACCTGTCGCCGGGAGACCCGGCCAGGCTGATGCTCATGGCTACGGGCGTGACGCCATCCGAGGAGCTGGTTGAGCAGGTGCGGGCAGAATTGGGACTGGACAAGCCCTTTTGGGTGAGGTACGGCCTATGGCTTGGACAAGTCGGGACAGGAGATTTCGGTACGTCGTACAAATACGGACGGCCCGTGTTCGACGTGCTGATGTCACGTTTGCCGGCCACGCTGCGTTTGACAGGCGGTGCCATGCTTCTTGTGGTCGTTGTTTCGTTTCCGCTCGGCATCCTGTCGGCCATCCATAGAAATAAAGTGCTGGATCTCATCATTCGCCTGTTCTCCTTCGCAGGGTTGTCCATGCCAAGCTTCTGGCTGGGCATGCTGCTTATGCTCTGGTTCGGCGTGCATCTGAAGCTGTTTCCCGTCACGGGCAGCTCGGGTCTGCATAGTCTCGTATTGCCTGCATTAACGCTGGCACTGCCTTTGATCGCTCAGTACAGCAGGCAAATCCGCGCCGTCATTCTGGAGGAACATTCCCAGAACTACGTAGACGGAGCCAGAGCCAGAGGCATGAAGGAAGGAACAATCATGATCCGGCATATTCTTCCGAACGCGATGCTTCCAGTCATCACGCTAATGGGCATGTCTACCGGGGCTCTGCTCGGCGGGGCCGCAATCATAGAGAGCTTGTTCGTGTGGCCGGGCGTGGGCCAGATGGCGGTGGAAGCGATCTTTTCACGGGATTATCCGCTCATTCAGGGTTATGTGATCTGGATGGCTACGATGTATGTCGTGTTGAATCTGTTGGTCGATGTATGGACCCATCTGCGAGACCCGCGGATCCGATTGGATGTGGATGTATGA
- the nikC gene encoding nickel transporter permease, which translates to MMRTFRLTLSQHRWFAVVLALTACWIVLAMIAPLFAPHDPLATNFGMVLQPASPEYPLGTDQLGRCILSRILYGARTSLLLTFMMIGIVFGIGVGIGIIAGYARGIVDSLLMRLADTMMAFPGIIFAIAVVGMLGPGLLHTVIALSVVWWAKYARMARSLVISLRQKEYVAAAAFSGARRTRIVWGTVLPNMLSPLIVMAMMDVGGMMLSISGLSFLGLGAQPPEPEWGAMLNEGRRYLQTAPWLLLYPGLAIFCTVMIFNLLGDSLRDVLDPRKNAA; encoded by the coding sequence ATGATGAGGACATTCCGGCTTACGTTGTCGCAGCATCGTTGGTTCGCCGTGGTGCTCGCGTTGACGGCGTGTTGGATCGTGCTCGCCATGATCGCCCCCCTGTTTGCGCCGCATGATCCGCTGGCCACCAACTTTGGCATGGTGCTGCAACCCGCCAGCCCCGAGTATCCGCTCGGGACCGACCAATTGGGACGATGCATTCTGTCCCGTATCCTGTATGGGGCACGCACGTCGCTGCTGCTGACCTTCATGATGATCGGCATCGTGTTCGGGATCGGCGTAGGCATCGGCATCATTGCCGGTTATGCGCGCGGCATCGTGGATTCGCTGTTGATGCGGCTGGCCGATACGATGATGGCTTTTCCCGGAATCATTTTCGCCATCGCCGTCGTCGGCATGTTGGGTCCGGGTCTGCTTCATACGGTCATCGCGCTGTCGGTGGTCTGGTGGGCCAAATATGCGCGCATGGCGAGAAGTTTGGTCATATCGCTGCGACAAAAGGAATATGTCGCCGCCGCCGCTTTCAGCGGGGCGCGTCGTACCCGAATCGTTTGGGGCACCGTTCTGCCGAACATGCTGTCACCGTTAATCGTGATGGCCATGATGGATGTGGGCGGCATGATGCTCTCCATATCCGGCTTGTCCTTCCTGGGGCTTGGAGCGCAGCCGCCGGAACCGGAGTGGGGAGCCATGCTGAACGAAGGCCGGAGATACCTGCAGACGGCCCCATGGCTATTGCTGTATCCGGGCCTGGCGATATTTTGTACGGTCATGATTTTTAATTTGTTGGGCGACAGCCTCAGGGATGTGCTGGACCCTCGAAAAAACGCAGCTTGA
- a CDS encoding ABC transporter substrate-binding protein, with the protein MKTTRLKAVLLTFASFFIVFALTACGSTNSSSRTGTGGKETSSATSASAVPSHLNVALFWLGTNLDPAVEWNGWTLTRAAIGETLVQFDENMQLVPKIAESWEQVDDTTWKFQIRDGVTFHNGNKVTADAVKKSIERALELNERGLSTLPIESMKAEGQDLTIQTTEPYASLLGNIAEPLFVIVDTSADTSKFESQPVATGPFMVTSYTPDQEIQVKKYDGYWDGAPETDTITFKYIKDDSTRALALQSGEIDVASNVGRSSLSLFEDKGQYAIDEIPSLRTQFVWFNTTHKLLENANVRRAISYGIDREMYAGTLIGGQAAKGPFTSALPFGYDKLKGYDYEPEQAKQLLDEAGFKDTDGDGIREKDGQKLKLQMILNSAYESDATVAAAMQSQLKEIGVNLELASYEDLTDHQRSGNYDLALTSINTGITGDPQYILDFYFKTGAEWNVGGYSNPKLDEIIDRLHSEFDVEKRYELAAEAQQIILDDAAYMFITYTPINIVSKNTVQGATMYPIDFYLLDRNIKVEQQ; encoded by the coding sequence GTGAAAACAACCCGTTTAAAAGCAGTACTGCTTACGTTCGCGTCATTTTTTATTGTATTTGCCCTCACGGCATGCGGAAGTACCAATTCATCCAGCAGGACTGGTACCGGTGGGAAAGAAACAAGCTCGGCAACGAGTGCATCCGCTGTGCCGTCGCATTTGAACGTGGCTCTGTTCTGGCTCGGCACCAATCTGGACCCGGCGGTGGAATGGAACGGCTGGACGCTGACACGTGCGGCGATCGGCGAGACGTTGGTCCAGTTTGACGAGAACATGCAGCTTGTGCCCAAAATCGCCGAATCGTGGGAACAAGTCGATGACACCACATGGAAGTTCCAGATTCGCGATGGCGTTACGTTCCATAATGGCAACAAAGTCACGGCAGATGCTGTGAAAAAATCGATTGAGCGTGCCTTGGAGCTGAACGAAAGAGGGCTGTCCACACTGCCGATCGAATCCATGAAGGCGGAAGGGCAAGATTTGACGATCCAAACGACGGAACCTTACGCTTCCCTGCTCGGAAACATTGCGGAACCGCTGTTTGTCATCGTGGACACCAGCGCAGATACATCGAAATTCGAGAGCCAGCCGGTTGCAACGGGTCCGTTCATGGTAACCTCGTATACCCCGGATCAAGAAATTCAGGTGAAAAAGTATGACGGGTATTGGGACGGTGCTCCCGAAACGGATACGATCACGTTCAAATACATTAAGGATGACAGCACGCGAGCACTGGCCTTGCAGTCGGGCGAAATCGACGTGGCGAGCAACGTTGGGCGCAGCAGCCTCTCTTTGTTCGAGGACAAGGGCCAGTATGCCATCGACGAAATTCCAAGCTTGCGCACGCAGTTTGTCTGGTTCAATACAACGCATAAGCTGCTTGAGAATGCCAACGTTCGCCGTGCCATCTCGTATGGCATCGACCGCGAAATGTATGCCGGTACGCTGATCGGCGGCCAGGCGGCAAAAGGACCGTTTACTTCCGCGCTCCCGTTCGGATACGACAAACTCAAAGGGTACGACTATGAACCGGAACAGGCCAAGCAGCTGCTGGACGAAGCGGGATTCAAGGACACGGATGGCGACGGCATTCGGGAGAAGGACGGCCAGAAGCTGAAGCTTCAGATGATCCTCAACTCTGCGTACGAGTCGGATGCGACCGTTGCGGCTGCGATGCAGTCCCAGCTCAAGGAGATCGGAGTAAACCTGGAGCTGGCCTCTTACGAGGATTTGACCGACCATCAGAGGAGCGGTAACTACGATCTGGCGCTGACCAGCATTAATACGGGCATTACGGGCGACCCCCAGTACATCCTCGATTTCTATTTCAAAACGGGGGCGGAATGGAACGTTGGCGGATACAGCAATCCGAAGCTGGACGAAATCATCGACCGCCTGCATTCCGAGTTCGACGTCGAAAAAAGATATGAACTGGCCGCAGAGGCGCAGCAAATCATTCTGGACGATGCCGCTTATATGTTCATTACGTATACGCCGATCAACATTGTCAGCAAAAATACCGTTCAGGGTGCAACCATGTATCCGATCGACTTTTATTTGCTGGATCGCAACATCAAGGTGGAGCAGCAATGA
- a CDS encoding ABC transporter ATP-binding protein → MTPLLQVHDLHVAYGKEQAALKHLSFEMHAGEVLGIVGESGSGKSTLLRALLGMLPSRGTYAGGDILFQGQSVIGLAPKDWSRIRGKRIAMVFQDSGSHLNPIRKIGSQYEEAIRTHIKVTRKSAQRMAVDTLSGMGLADPERVMKSYPNQLSGGMKQRVAIAMAVTMEPELLLADEPTSALDVSTQAEVMKRLRELSDHRGTGVILVTHNIAVAAHMADRIGVMQSGEMVEYGRTADIITSPQAPYTRKLLNAVPELEEHRG, encoded by the coding sequence ATGACCCCGTTGCTTCAGGTACATGATCTGCATGTGGCTTACGGGAAGGAACAAGCTGCGTTGAAGCACCTTTCATTCGAAATGCATGCCGGCGAAGTGCTGGGCATCGTCGGCGAGAGCGGCAGCGGGAAATCGACGCTGCTGCGGGCTCTGCTCGGCATGCTGCCCAGCAGAGGGACATATGCGGGAGGCGACATCTTGTTTCAGGGCCAATCCGTGATCGGCCTTGCCCCAAAAGACTGGAGCAGGATTCGCGGCAAAAGGATCGCCATGGTATTTCAGGACAGCGGGTCCCACCTGAATCCGATCCGCAAAATTGGCAGCCAATACGAGGAAGCGATCCGCACGCATATAAAAGTAACGCGCAAATCGGCCCAGCGTATGGCCGTGGATACGTTGTCCGGCATGGGACTGGCTGACCCTGAGCGCGTCATGAAGTCTTATCCAAACCAACTTAGCGGGGGCATGAAGCAACGGGTGGCCATTGCCATGGCCGTGACGATGGAGCCGGAGCTGCTGCTTGCGGACGAACCGACCAGCGCGCTCGACGTATCGACCCAAGCCGAGGTGATGAAGCGGCTGCGCGAACTCAGCGACCATAGAGGAACCGGTGTCATCCTGGTTACCCATAACATTGCCGTTGCAGCGCACATGGCCGACCGAATCGGTGTCATGCAGAGCGGAGAGATGGTTGAATACGGGCGGACCGCCGACATCATCACGTCGCCGCAGGCTCCGTACACCCGCAAACTGCTGAACGCCGTGCCCGAATTGGAGGAACATAGAGGATGA
- a CDS encoding dipeptide/oligopeptide/nickel ABC transporter ATP-binding protein, whose translation MSGHEAPILELTELNKCYAAPGHGSVQALCNVNLQLYPGECLGIVGESGSGKSTLARCITHLEKVTSGQMFYRGKDITQLKGEPLRQLYKQVQMVFQEPSSIFNPRTSIGKFVREPLLNYKMMRRAEAETAVLRLLERVGLPAEAADKYPHELSGGEQQRAVIARAIGVQPDIILFDEATSALDAPIQQQMLDLLVQLRRETGVSCMFISHDLAVVQKVSDRVAVMNKGEIVEVLESAKLTTAARHPYTRSLMASVLSVRKIRNEIRGNKEVI comes from the coding sequence ATGAGTGGTCATGAAGCGCCTATTTTGGAACTTACGGAACTGAACAAATGCTACGCAGCGCCTGGACATGGTTCCGTGCAGGCACTATGCAACGTTAATCTGCAATTATATCCGGGCGAATGTCTGGGGATCGTAGGCGAAAGCGGCAGCGGAAAAAGCACGTTGGCCAGGTGTATCACACATTTGGAGAAAGTGACGTCCGGACAAATGTTTTATCGGGGGAAGGATATAACGCAGCTCAAAGGAGAACCATTGCGACAGCTGTATAAACAGGTTCAGATGGTCTTTCAGGAACCTTCGTCCATCTTCAATCCGCGGACGAGCATCGGCAAATTCGTGCGGGAGCCTCTCCTGAATTACAAAATGATGCGCCGTGCCGAGGCGGAAACGGCCGTGCTGCGCCTGCTTGAGCGCGTCGGTTTGCCCGCTGAAGCAGCGGATAAGTATCCGCATGAGCTAAGCGGGGGCGAGCAGCAGCGGGCGGTCATAGCCCGGGCGATCGGCGTGCAGCCGGACATCATTCTGTTCGATGAAGCTACTTCCGCTTTGGACGCCCCGATCCAGCAGCAAATGTTGGACCTGCTCGTCCAGCTCCGCCGGGAAACCGGCGTATCCTGCATGTTCATTTCGCATGACCTTGCCGTAGTGCAGAAAGTAAGCGACAGGGTTGCGGTAATGAACAAGGGCGAGATCGTGGAAGTGTTGGAGAGCGCTAAGTTAACCACGGCTGCACGGCATCCGTATACCCGTAGTCTGATGGCATCCGTTTTGTCCGTCAGGAAAATCAGGAATGAAATAAGGGGAAACAAAGAAGTCATATAA
- a CDS encoding DUF4179 domain-containing protein, with translation MLKPSNIEQLLRETGENKPEISELVRSRIDETLASLPAAHAHTQPEIETQPRARKRSRLRRAGFIAMASSLAAVTVFASGFVSPAMADSIKKIPLVGSLFSTIQADIGLQQAGKDGLVSQTNSTVSYQDVKLDVFETVYDGTRAAFLVRVNAPNLKDGKYDTGEDIIPLSSGISNVFFEVDGYQQTGGLFYSSAGETEPDVLVFENVFEKAGQGASLPDHFNAEVSISLEGIDHEFKLDVPFTKSTEDIVDFKPDAAHASNDQFTASVSNIHITPITTRISTSILVNGKKSLTLKEEEKLRKVGIALFDDQGRQLPALSGEGLYTDNRLDSDRLYGTTPGGTRYLVVRPFIIEDDFNEKVKERQFIEGMEMTIQLPTPASQH, from the coding sequence ATGTTGAAACCATCTAATATTGAACAATTACTACGTGAGACAGGCGAGAATAAACCGGAAATATCGGAGCTCGTCCGCAGCCGCATCGATGAGACCCTTGCTTCATTGCCGGCAGCGCATGCACATACTCAACCGGAGATTGAGACGCAGCCGCGTGCCCGGAAACGCTCCCGGCTGCGCCGCGCAGGGTTCATTGCCATGGCCAGCAGTTTAGCTGCCGTTACCGTATTTGCTTCAGGTTTTGTATCGCCGGCCATGGCCGACTCGATCAAAAAAATCCCTTTGGTCGGCAGCCTGTTCAGCACCATTCAGGCAGATATCGGACTGCAACAAGCTGGAAAAGACGGGCTGGTATCCCAAACAAACAGCACCGTTTCTTATCAGGATGTCAAGCTGGATGTCTTCGAAACGGTGTATGACGGAACGCGCGCAGCCTTTTTGGTACGGGTCAACGCTCCCAATCTCAAGGATGGGAAGTACGATACCGGCGAAGATATCATTCCTTTAAGCAGCGGAATCAGCAATGTCTTTTTTGAAGTCGATGGCTACCAACAAACAGGCGGTTTGTTCTACTCCTCTGCAGGAGAGACTGAGCCTGACGTACTCGTCTTCGAAAATGTGTTCGAAAAAGCAGGCCAGGGTGCCTCTCTGCCCGACCACTTTAACGCAGAAGTCTCGATTTCCTTGGAGGGTATCGACCATGAATTCAAACTGGACGTTCCTTTCACCAAGTCAACGGAAGACATTGTCGATTTCAAGCCGGATGCGGCCCACGCCTCCAACGATCAGTTTACCGCTTCCGTATCGAACATCCACATCACGCCGATTACGACCCGTATCTCCACGTCCATTCTGGTGAATGGCAAGAAGAGCTTGACTCTTAAGGAAGAGGAAAAACTCAGGAAGGTAGGCATTGCCCTATTTGACGATCAGGGGCGACAGCTTCCCGCCTTGAGCGGCGAAGGGTTGTATACCGATAACCGGCTGGACAGCGATCGCTTGTATGGCACAACTCCCGGGGGTACCCGTTACCTCGTCGTACGGCCGTTCATCATTGAAGATGACTTCAACGAAAAAGTGAAAGAACGCCAATTCATCGAGGGCATGGAGATGACCATCCAGCTCCCCACACCTGCGAGCCAGCACTAA
- a CDS encoding sigma-70 family RNA polymerase sigma factor, whose product MDWAQLVPQAIQGNREAFVSLIRHMEHSLYNTAKSMLRQEEDVADAVQETILKAYKAMHTLREPKYFKTWIFRILINECNTLLSRRSRSISYAEVPENPDHGHDYDHVDLREAVDRLDEQKRIVVVLHYFEDLTTKQIADTLNISESAVKMRLQRARNELYRKFKLFREGKLNVETI is encoded by the coding sequence GTGGATTGGGCCCAACTTGTTCCACAAGCCATCCAAGGAAATCGAGAGGCGTTCGTCAGCCTTATCAGACATATGGAACATTCATTGTACAACACCGCCAAAAGCATGCTTCGCCAAGAAGAGGATGTCGCCGACGCGGTCCAGGAAACGATACTGAAGGCTTACAAGGCCATGCATACGCTTCGGGAGCCGAAATATTTCAAAACATGGATCTTCCGCATCCTCATCAACGAATGCAACACCCTATTGTCCCGTCGATCACGATCCATATCGTATGCAGAAGTTCCCGAGAATCCCGATCACGGTCATGATTACGATCATGTGGATTTGAGAGAAGCCGTTGACCGGCTCGATGAACAAAAGCGGATCGTCGTTGTGCTTCATTACTTTGAAGACCTTACCACCAAGCAGATCGCGGATACGCTGAACATTTCCGAAAGCGCGGTTAAAATGCGCCTGCAGCGTGCCAGAAATGAGTTGTACCGTAAATTCAAATTGTTTCGGGAGGGAAAATTAAATGTTGAAACCATCTAA
- the udk gene encoding uridine kinase, which yields MLIIGIAGGTGSGKTTVARSVIQRLGSGKVTFISQDNYYKDQSHLTPEQRRLTNYDHPFAFDNDLLIEHLTLLKNGQTAYAPVYDFTLDNRSADETVELEPNHIVIVEGLHVLIDEQLRSLMDIKVFVDTDSDVRILRRVLRDIEERGRTIQSVYKQYLETVKPMHDAFIEPSKKYADIIIPEGGHNEVGIQMLSILTEKYLNGENWNMA from the coding sequence ATGCTTATTATAGGTATCGCCGGAGGGACCGGTTCCGGCAAAACGACGGTGGCCCGCTCCGTCATTCAACGTCTGGGGTCAGGCAAAGTGACGTTTATCTCCCAGGACAATTATTACAAAGACCAGTCCCACCTCACGCCCGAGCAGCGCAGATTGACCAATTACGATCATCCCTTCGCTTTTGACAATGATCTGTTGATCGAACATCTTACCCTTTTGAAAAACGGACAGACGGCTTACGCGCCGGTGTACGACTTCACCTTGGACAATCGCTCCGCCGATGAAACGGTAGAGCTGGAGCCCAACCACATCGTCATCGTGGAAGGTCTGCATGTGTTGATCGACGAGCAGCTTCGCAGCCTGATGGATATCAAAGTATTCGTCGATACCGATTCCGATGTGCGGATTTTGCGCAGAGTGCTCCGAGACATCGAGGAACGCGGGCGCACGATCCAATCGGTGTACAAACAGTACCTCGAAACGGTCAAACCGATGCATGACGCATTTATCGAGCCATCCAAAAAGTATGCGGACATCATCATTCCCGAAGGCGGGCACAACGAAGTCGGCATTCAGATGCTGTCCATTCTCACCGAGAAATACCTGAACGGCGAAAATTGGAATATGGCATAA
- a CDS encoding PRD domain-containing protein, which yields MKVIKKVNNNVAIAINDKNEEVFVVGKGVGFLKTPYELTETDMVEKIFVAPKNIRMYDLLNSIPIEDIYLAEEVIKLGSDILGKTFNPNLLLTLSDHISFALVRTREGVSIKNPLEWEVRTLYPDETRVGEAAVRLIEEKSGVKLPAAETTLIALHFVNAQVGSGEMSDTTKIMTVTGEILSIIKYALKIDFQEESIHFMRFATHIRYFIMRQMSGKSLKDENESLYEMVKEKFPRELQCVEKIAAFLHNNYGWTCTNDEKLYLILHIQRLISNDQPNPFDN from the coding sequence ATGAAGGTGATCAAGAAAGTGAACAACAACGTGGCGATTGCCATTAATGACAAAAACGAAGAAGTGTTTGTGGTTGGCAAGGGAGTAGGTTTTCTGAAGACGCCATATGAGTTGACCGAAACAGATATGGTAGAAAAAATTTTCGTAGCTCCCAAAAACATCCGCATGTACGACTTGTTGAACAGCATTCCGATCGAGGATATTTACCTCGCGGAGGAAGTCATTAAGCTGGGCAGCGACATTTTGGGCAAAACGTTCAATCCCAATCTGCTGCTCACCCTGTCCGACCATATCAGTTTCGCCCTGGTTCGTACCCGTGAAGGCGTCTCCATCAAAAATCCGCTGGAATGGGAAGTGCGCACCCTGTACCCGGATGAGACCCGTGTAGGAGAAGCAGCAGTCCGATTGATTGAAGAAAAATCGGGGGTCAAGCTCCCGGCAGCCGAAACCACCTTGATCGCTTTGCATTTCGTGAATGCCCAGGTAGGTTCGGGCGAAATGAGCGATACGACCAAAATCATGACCGTGACCGGCGAGATTTTGTCCATCATCAAATACGCACTGAAAATCGACTTTCAGGAGGAGTCCATTCATTTCATGCGTTTTGCCACCCATATTCGCTACTTCATCATGCGGCAGATGAGCGGCAAGTCGCTGAAAGATGAGAATGAATCCTTGTACGAGATGGTGAAGGAGAAATTTCCGCGTGAACTGCAGTGCGTGGAGAAGATTGCGGCGTTTCTGCACAACAATTACGGCTGGACCTGTACCAATGACGAGAAATTGTATCTCATTCTTCATATCCAAAGGCTGATCTCCAATGACCAGCCCAATCCATTCGACAACTGA
- a CDS encoding beta-glucoside-specific PTS transporter subunit IIABC: MNNKELAQNVLELVGGERNISSLTHCATRLRFVLKEDGKADLKALDSLEGVLKAQNAGGQVQVVVGNKVDAVYGEIRNLTSGNLQTEEGEAAPKKKQNPINAVLETIAGIFTPVLPALIGCGMIKCVATVMAALGWFEGSGFLSIINMIGDLIFYFLPFFLAVSAAHKFKTNPYLAVALAAGLMHPVILDAAAKIADTGVKTIDFLGMPILLMKYSSSVIPIILGVWIMSYVYPVVDKVIPKFLRVLLTPMIVLFIMIPLELIVLGPIGSYIGTWLTDGINYLYATAGVLAGAILGFFKPIMVMFGMHYAIMPIQIQQVASLGSTVLLPAALAGNLAQAGAAFAVFVLTKNKTMKSASGSAGFTALFGITEPAIYGVNLRYKRPFFAGCAAAGIVSGFYSIVHASANAIALPGVLALGTYTADSYVYVVIGSIAAVVLGFVFTLLAGIKEDADGKTAARKEKNAASATTSAVANESLADSSVSAASAASDMLIVSPMTGEVKPLSEVEDQAFAQELMGKGIAIVPTEGKVYAPFDGVVEALYRTKHAIGLKAANGVEILIHIGVDTVSLKGKHFTSHVEQGQSMQAGDLLVEFDPEGIKADGYNTITSIVVTNMQQFGDVLTASDSGSIKESEALLKLIP, encoded by the coding sequence ATGAACAACAAGGAATTGGCCCAAAACGTGCTGGAACTCGTCGGCGGCGAGCGTAACATTTCCTCTTTGACGCATTGCGCCACGCGGCTCAGATTTGTATTGAAAGAAGACGGAAAGGCAGACCTGAAGGCGCTGGACAGCCTCGAAGGCGTACTGAAAGCGCAAAATGCCGGAGGGCAGGTTCAAGTGGTCGTGGGGAACAAGGTTGACGCCGTTTACGGCGAGATTCGCAATCTTACCTCCGGCAATCTGCAAACGGAAGAAGGGGAAGCGGCACCGAAAAAGAAACAAAATCCGATCAATGCGGTGCTTGAAACGATCGCGGGTATCTTTACGCCCGTGCTTCCGGCCTTGATCGGCTGCGGTATGATCAAGTGCGTGGCTACCGTTATGGCGGCCCTTGGATGGTTTGAGGGCTCCGGCTTCCTGTCGATCATCAACATGATCGGCGACCTGATCTTCTATTTCCTGCCGTTCTTCCTGGCCGTAAGTGCGGCCCACAAATTCAAAACCAATCCGTATCTGGCCGTGGCGCTTGCCGCAGGCCTGATGCACCCGGTCATTCTTGATGCGGCGGCCAAAATTGCCGATACCGGTGTGAAAACCATTGATTTTCTCGGTATGCCGATCCTGCTCATGAAGTATTCTTCGTCTGTCATTCCCATTATTCTAGGCGTATGGATCATGAGTTACGTGTACCCGGTTGTCGACAAAGTCATTCCCAAGTTTTTGCGAGTCCTGCTGACGCCGATGATTGTGTTGTTCATCATGATCCCGCTCGAATTGATCGTGCTTGGGCCGATCGGTTCTTATATCGGTACCTGGTTGACGGATGGCATCAACTATCTGTACGCAACGGCTGGCGTGCTGGCAGGTGCGATTCTCGGGTTCTTTAAACCAATCATGGTTATGTTCGGCATGCACTATGCGATCATGCCGATTCAAATTCAACAGGTGGCAAGTCTGGGTTCTACCGTTTTGCTGCCGGCAGCGCTCGCAGGGAATCTTGCCCAAGCGGGTGCCGCATTCGCCGTGTTTGTGCTTACGAAAAACAAAACGATGAAATCAGCATCGGGCTCTGCCGGGTTTACCGCCTTGTTCGGCATTACCGAACCGGCGATCTACGGGGTCAATCTCCGTTATAAACGACCGTTCTTCGCAGGTTGCGCTGCAGCGGGAATCGTGAGCGGTTTCTACAGTATTGTGCATGCCAGTGCTAACGCGATTGCCCTGCCAGGTGTGCTGGCATTGGGGACGTACACGGCCGACAGTTACGTTTATGTCGTCATCGGCTCCATTGCGGCCGTTGTTCTTGGTTTCGTGTTTACGCTGCTGGCAGGCATCAAGGAAGATGCAGACGGGAAGACCGCTGCACGCAAAGAAAAAAATGCAGCTTCCGCGACAACGAGCGCGGTGGCGAACGAATCGCTTGCGGATTCTTCCGTCTCCGCAGCTTCGGCTGCATCCGACATGCTGATCGTGAGCCCGATGACGGGCGAGGTCAAGCCGTTGTCCGAGGTCGAGGACCAGGCATTTGCACAGGAGTTAATGGGCAAAGGCATCGCCATCGTGCCGACCGAAGGCAAAGTATATGCTCCGTTTGACGGGGTTGTTGAAGCGTTGTACAGAACCAAACATGCCATCGGGCTCAAAGCAGCGAACGGCGTAGAAATTTTGATTCATATCGGCGTGGATACGGTGAGCCTGAAAGGCAAACATTTCACATCCCATGTGGAGCAAGGGCAATCCATGCAGGCGGGCGACCTGCTGGTGGAATTCGATCCGGAAGGCATCAAAGCCGATGGATACAATACGATTACGTCCATCGTCGTGACCAACATGCAGCAATTCGGCGACGTGCTCACGGCGTCGGACAGCGGTTCGATCAAGGAAAGCGAAGCGCTGCTCAAATTGATTCCGTAA